In a genomic window of Vulpes vulpes isolate BD-2025 chromosome 6, VulVul3, whole genome shotgun sequence:
- the PSMA3 gene encoding proteasome subunit alpha type-3 gives MSSIGTGYDLSASTFSPDGRVFQVEYAMKAVENSSTAIGIRCKDGVVFGVEKLVLSKLYEEGSNKRLFNVDRHVGMAVAGLLADARSLADIAREEASNFRSNFGYNIPLKHLADRVAMYVHAYTLYSAVRPFGCSFMLGSYSVNDGAQLYMIDPSGVSYGYWGCAIGKARQAAKTEIEKLQMKEMTCRDVVKEVAKIIYIVHDEVKDKAFELELSWVGEITKGRHEIVPKDIREEAEKYAKESLKEEDESDDDNM, from the exons ATGAGCTCTATCGGCACCGGG TATGACCTGTCAGCCTCTACATTCTCTCCTGATGGGAGAGTTTTTCAAGTTGAATATGCTATGAaggctgtggaaaacagtag TACAGCTATTGGAATCAGATGTAAAGATGGCGTGGTCTTTGGGGTAGAAAAGTTAGTCCTTTCTAAACTTTATGAAGAAGGTTCTAACAAACGACTTTTTAATGTTGATCGGCATGTTGGAATG GCAGTAGCGGGTTTGTTGGCTGATGCTCGTTCTTTAGCAGACATTGCAAGAGAAGAAGCTTCCAACTTTAGATCTAATTTTGGCTATAACATTCCATTAAAA CATCTTGCAGACAGAGTGGCCATGTATGTACACGCATATACACTTTACAGTGCTGTTAGACCTTTTGGCTGCAG TTTCATGTTAGGGTCTTACAGTGTGAATGACGGTGCACAGCTCTACATGATTGACCCATCAGGAGTTTCATAT GGTTATTGGGGTTGTGCCATTGGCAAAGCCAGGCAAGCTGCAAAGACAGAAATTGAAAAACTTCAG atGAAAGAAATGACCTGCCGTGATGTTGTTAAAGAAGTTGCAAAAAT AATTTACATAGTACATGATGAAGTTAAGGATAAAGCTTTTGAACTAGAGCTCAGCTGGGTTGGTGAAA TAACTAAAGGAAGACATGAAATTGTTCCAAAAGATataagggaagaggcagagaaatatgCTAAG GAATCCTTAAAGGAAGAAGATGAATCAGATGATGATAATATGTAA